From Spartinivicinus ruber, the proteins below share one genomic window:
- a CDS encoding cyclic nucleotide-binding domain-containing protein, which yields MDIKEEVEQLSQVPMFSKMDPSKLRLLAFTSEALCYKDKEVLFEQNDPPDSAYVIMRGEVEVVAHTSTGDMVTATRGRNALIGEMAVIMKSPRSATIRAKGEVHVLKINADVFLTLLSENPGVALDVMHQLSAKIAEAQRQYEQLHEQLQV from the coding sequence TTGGATATTAAAGAAGAAGTCGAACAACTGAGCCAGGTGCCCATGTTCTCCAAAATGGATCCGTCCAAGTTACGGTTGTTGGCTTTTACCAGCGAAGCGCTTTGTTACAAAGACAAAGAAGTGCTATTTGAACAAAACGATCCACCAGACAGTGCCTATGTCATTATGCGTGGTGAAGTCGAGGTGGTTGCTCATACCTCAACAGGAGATATGGTTACAGCTACACGTGGGCGTAATGCCTTGATTGGCGAAATGGCTGTGATAATGAAGTCCCCCCGCTCTGCAACTATTCGAGCTAAAGGCGAAGTACATGTACTAAAAATCAATGCTGACGTTTTCCTCACACTCCTTTCAGAAAATCCTGGGGTTGCTCTTGATGTAATGCATCAACTTAGTGCTAAAATTGCCGAAGCCCAACGGCAATATGAGCAACTGCATGAGCAGTTACAGGTGTAA
- a CDS encoding HD domain-containing protein, with translation MMQRRFCKLWSRTVADNNDHDASTVFNRIYSYYDSNERYYHSTDHIKFCLEQFDQVSQFLTAPDAVEMAIWFHDVIYERGACDNEFQSAMFFKEYVAEKLKPKFADQVYDLILDTTHKHTPSTLDGQYLADIDLSSMALPWQDFLRDSTNVRAECSHLCDSEFYPKQLAFLESLLKRETFFFTEYFQQRYGTQAQENLQRLINELNQQGFHSCNK, from the coding sequence ATGATGCAACGGCGGTTTTGTAAGTTATGGAGTAGAACTGTTGCTGATAATAACGACCACGACGCAAGTACAGTTTTTAACCGTATTTATTCTTACTATGACTCTAATGAACGTTATTATCACTCGACGGACCATATCAAGTTTTGTCTGGAGCAATTTGATCAAGTCAGCCAGTTTTTAACTGCACCTGATGCAGTGGAAATGGCCATTTGGTTTCATGATGTGATCTACGAACGCGGGGCCTGTGATAATGAATTTCAAAGCGCGATGTTTTTTAAAGAATATGTCGCCGAAAAGCTGAAGCCCAAATTTGCTGATCAAGTATACGACCTCATCCTTGATACTACTCACAAACATACACCTTCTACTCTTGATGGCCAGTATTTAGCGGATATTGATTTATCCAGCATGGCCCTACCCTGGCAAGATTTTTTACGTGACAGCACAAATGTACGTGCAGAATGTAGTCATTTATGTGATAGCGAGTTTTACCCTAAACAGTTGGCTTTTTTAGAATCTCTATTAAAACGGGAAACGTTTTTTTTCACAGAATATTTTCAACAACGTTATGGCACACAAGCCCAAGAAAATCTCCAACGACTCATCAATGAACTGAACCAACAAGGGTTTCATAGCTGCAATAAATAA
- a CDS encoding adenylate/guanylate cyclase domain-containing protein, translating into MVWKKLTSQFFQGNFVSLSNELPERFKQAVQRQQIIGEQLIAGIEFVIVVLFWLLYSLSPKTFSKATGDLANPLFSYEEVVQLVQAEPVPWALSIYLGFAVSRLWLVYYRPKDNWHAHLSIVMDFALLYGLIWCFHIQYQQPPSFYLKAPTLLYVFIFIAIRSLRFEARFVLLAGIVAVVGWLMMVAYVVFSQPGMPMITRDYVAYLTSNSVLLGAEFDKMITMVFVTLILALAITRARFLLIEAVVESQAVEDLARFVPTQVAKNITRAEQRVAAGYGEVREATMLFTDIAGFTSLSEELSPETLIQVLNHYFSVVAQPIEACGGTINQFQGDAILASFNLPTADDDHAKHAIEAALAIQQALAKDQIALTTRIGINTGLVVGGLVGTKDRLTYTVHGDAVNLAARLEALNKQYSTLILLSERTRSLAGEVFDYQRVGEVQVRGRTQPTSIYTLCE; encoded by the coding sequence ATGGTGTGGAAGAAGCTAACATCGCAGTTTTTCCAGGGTAATTTTGTATCGCTCAGTAATGAGCTTCCTGAGCGCTTTAAACAAGCGGTACAGCGTCAGCAAATAATAGGTGAACAATTAATTGCTGGCATTGAATTTGTTATTGTCGTACTTTTCTGGTTGCTGTACTCACTCTCACCTAAAACCTTTAGCAAAGCGACAGGCGATTTGGCGAATCCTCTTTTTAGTTATGAAGAGGTCGTCCAATTGGTTCAGGCAGAGCCAGTCCCTTGGGCGTTATCCATTTATTTAGGGTTTGCTGTCAGCCGGTTATGGCTAGTTTATTACCGCCCTAAGGATAATTGGCATGCCCATCTATCGATTGTAATGGACTTTGCTTTGCTATACGGCTTAATTTGGTGCTTTCATATCCAGTACCAGCAGCCACCTTCCTTCTACTTAAAAGCACCGACGCTATTGTATGTTTTTATTTTTATTGCCATTCGCAGTTTACGGTTTGAGGCACGGTTTGTGCTGCTGGCTGGTATAGTGGCAGTGGTTGGCTGGTTGATGATGGTGGCTTATGTGGTGTTTAGCCAGCCAGGGATGCCTATGATTACACGGGATTATGTGGCATATCTGACCTCAAATTCAGTTTTGCTAGGGGCCGAGTTCGATAAGATGATCACCATGGTCTTTGTTACCTTGATTTTGGCTTTAGCCATTACCCGAGCGCGCTTTTTATTAATCGAGGCGGTAGTTGAGTCGCAAGCTGTAGAAGATTTGGCTCGATTTGTGCCAACTCAAGTGGCAAAAAATATTACCCGGGCAGAACAGCGGGTAGCTGCGGGTTATGGGGAAGTAAGAGAAGCCACGATGTTATTTACAGATATTGCTGGCTTTACCAGCTTAAGTGAAGAATTATCTCCTGAAACGCTTATCCAGGTGCTAAATCATTATTTTAGTGTAGTAGCCCAACCCATTGAGGCATGTGGCGGTACTATCAATCAATTTCAAGGGGACGCCATCTTAGCTAGCTTTAACTTACCTACTGCAGATGATGACCATGCTAAACATGCTATTGAAGCGGCTCTGGCTATTCAGCAAGCGCTGGCTAAAGACCAAATTGCCTTAACGACGCGAATTGGCATTAATACAGGGTTAGTGGTAGGTGGTTTGGTAGGGACCAAAGACCGTTTAACTTATACGGTACATGGTGATGCAGTGAACTTGGCTGCACGGTTGGAGGCATTGAACAAACAATACAGTACATTAATTCTATTGTCGGAGAGAACCAGAAGCCTTGCGGGTGAAGTATTTGATTATCAGCGAGTGGGGGAGGTGCAGGTGAGAGGTCGCACCCAACCCACTTCAATCTATACCCTTTGCGAATGA
- a CDS encoding adenylate/guanylate cyclase domain-containing protein: MKTNNTQQLQTIQSLLGDTTSWPLASLLVWLITDGRKLNDRCKLLRALADQLLEAGLPIIRIRFTLHTIHPEITGKAFTWWRGREQIDVYTPEHGIEATSSYQGSPIEKVRQTNQIVRYKLSEIDISQAHIILQELAATQVTDYIVFPLQFTDGYINTFTIATDHPAGFSEQDIQKLSLLLDYLNPILEVYTTRDIIRSLLNTYVGPKTGQKILKGNIKRGDSEIIEAALWYSDLRNFTALTESLENQHMLELINAYFEIITNAVTHRGGEVLRFIGDAMLILFTKDAASTINNACESALDAAILAYEQIQTLNAELVSKGQPIIEFGVGLHQGEVIYGNVGSPSRLDFTIMGPAVNRTARIEELTKVVGTNLLMSDEFASLINHPVHFVGKYTVKGVAEPLAVYRLEQCTTDFSTNHLEVAL, encoded by the coding sequence GTGAAAACGAATAACACCCAACAGCTGCAAACCATTCAATCCTTATTAGGAGATACTACCAGCTGGCCCCTGGCTTCCCTGCTAGTTTGGCTAATCACTGACGGGCGCAAGCTGAATGATCGCTGTAAGCTGTTACGAGCACTGGCCGACCAACTATTAGAAGCGGGCCTGCCCATCATTCGGATTCGCTTTACCCTCCATACAATACATCCTGAGATTACTGGCAAAGCCTTTACCTGGTGGCGAGGACGGGAGCAAATTGACGTGTATACCCCTGAACATGGTATTGAGGCTACTAGCTCATACCAAGGGAGCCCCATCGAAAAGGTTCGTCAAACCAATCAAATAGTTCGCTATAAACTGTCCGAAATTGATATCAGTCAGGCACATATTATTTTGCAAGAATTAGCGGCAACCCAGGTCACGGATTATATTGTGTTCCCTTTGCAATTCACTGATGGCTATATCAATACCTTTACTATTGCTACTGACCACCCGGCAGGTTTTTCTGAACAGGATATTCAAAAGCTGTCATTATTATTGGACTATTTAAACCCTATTCTTGAGGTTTATACCACCCGCGATATTATCCGTTCATTATTAAATACATATGTTGGCCCAAAAACTGGGCAAAAAATATTAAAAGGTAATATCAAGCGAGGGGATAGTGAAATTATTGAAGCGGCCCTCTGGTATAGTGATTTACGTAATTTCACAGCTCTTACTGAATCGTTAGAAAACCAACATATGTTGGAACTCATTAATGCCTATTTTGAAATTATTACCAATGCGGTAACCCACCGTGGTGGTGAGGTCCTGCGTTTTATTGGTGATGCCATGTTAATTTTATTCACTAAAGATGCCGCCAGTACCATTAATAATGCCTGTGAATCCGCATTGGATGCTGCTATCTTAGCTTATGAACAAATTCAAACCCTCAATGCCGAACTGGTCAGCAAAGGCCAACCCATTATTGAATTTGGGGTGGGACTACATCAAGGGGAAGTCATTTATGGTAATGTTGGCTCACCATCACGGCTGGACTTTACAATTATGGGGCCAGCTGTTAATCGCACTGCTCGAATTGAAGAGTTAACTAAAGTGGTTGGCACTAATTTATTAATGTCTGATGAATTTGCCAGCCTGATTAATCATCCTGTTCACTTTGTGGGTAAATATACCGTTAAAGGCGTGGCAGAACCGCTGGCCGTCTATCGTCTAGAACAATGTACGACAGATTTCTCTACCAATCATTTAGAAGTTGCTTTATAG
- a CDS encoding glycosyltransferase family protein, translating to MIQPTPHHAKVLIYSHDTYGLGHLRRCRTIAHSLVRRYKGVSILILSGSALIGRFEFKARVDFVRIPGVIKLYNGDYTSMGLHINLEETLSIRESIIFHTANSFQPDVFIVDKEPLGLKGEVKRTLNHLHQQGVHTVLGLRDVLDAPALLQKEWEHKGITREILQQYDDIWVYGPQLMGNPLQGLSFADEIEQRGLYTGFLHRHLPQKKEPLSDLPEHYLLVTPGGGGDGVEMVDWVLRAYEQAEAKLPWPAVIIAGPFMNSHDRQAFEHRAKKLSRVKLLTFISQLEHVMANAQAVVAMGGYNTFCEILSFNQRALLIPRKEPRLEQFIRAQKAAELGWATMLDPDQLTGPDTTDKMINALQALPNQERPYTLQANTYLSGIDTIGQRFNHIMSKRGIQLEPNLS from the coding sequence ATGATCCAGCCAACGCCTCATCATGCTAAAGTCTTAATTTACAGTCACGATACCTATGGTCTGGGTCATTTACGCCGCTGCCGCACCATTGCTCACAGCCTGGTGAGAAGGTATAAAGGGGTTTCCATTCTTATTTTAAGTGGTTCTGCCCTGATTGGTCGGTTTGAATTTAAAGCGAGGGTAGATTTTGTCAGAATTCCTGGTGTAATTAAGCTGTACAATGGTGACTACACATCTATGGGGTTGCATATAAACCTAGAAGAAACCCTTTCTATTCGTGAGTCTATTATTTTTCACACAGCTAATAGTTTTCAGCCCGATGTGTTTATTGTGGACAAAGAGCCACTAGGCCTCAAAGGCGAAGTCAAACGGACCCTGAACCACCTCCATCAACAAGGCGTCCATACCGTGCTTGGTTTAAGGGATGTATTGGATGCACCAGCATTGTTACAAAAAGAGTGGGAACACAAAGGCATTACCCGAGAGATTTTACAGCAGTACGACGATATCTGGGTATATGGTCCTCAACTGATGGGTAACCCTCTGCAAGGTTTATCCTTTGCCGATGAAATTGAGCAACGTGGGCTGTATACTGGGTTCCTGCATCGCCACCTTCCCCAGAAAAAAGAACCACTAAGTGATTTGCCAGAGCACTATCTATTGGTTACCCCGGGGGGAGGCGGTGATGGCGTAGAAATGGTGGACTGGGTGCTACGTGCCTATGAGCAAGCAGAGGCTAAATTGCCTTGGCCAGCAGTGATTATTGCAGGCCCATTTATGAACAGTCATGATCGACAAGCGTTTGAACACCGAGCAAAGAAATTATCGCGGGTTAAGCTGTTAACCTTTATCAGTCAGCTTGAGCATGTTATGGCCAATGCCCAAGCTGTGGTCGCTATGGGTGGCTACAACACTTTTTGTGAAATATTGTCTTTTAATCAGCGAGCATTATTAATTCCCAGAAAAGAGCCTCGCCTTGAACAGTTTATTCGTGCCCAAAAAGCAGCCGAATTAGGTTGGGCTACCATGCTTGATCCTGACCAGCTAACAGGCCCTGATACCACCGATAAAATGATTAATGCACTACAAGCACTGCCTAACCAGGAACGCCCTTACACTTTACAGGCAAATACTTATTTAAGTGGCATCGATACCATTGGCCAGCGTTTTAATCATATCATGAGCAAGCGGGGTATTCAGTTGGAACCTAATCTTTCATGA